In a genomic window of Mucilaginibacter sp. KACC 22063:
- a CDS encoding efflux RND transporter permease subunit, protein MKDLQKEFGPSSWAIDNKTAIYAMVVLLTLLGLVSYNRLPKENFPDIAQSKVFITTQYLGQSPQNIETLVTKQLEKQFKSLKGLKKVTSNTQQNVSIITAEFNANIDIKDAKQDVKDAVDKAKQDLPQNDNNLKESVISDINVADLPILYINISGNYDLKKLKEYADNLKDDIESMKEISKVDEVGALKPNIQINVDITKMTAAQVSYNDIIQAIGNENVISSAGALVNDGVQRAIDIKQDFKSADEVAAMVIRNPAGKAVYLRDIADVKDGFQDQESFARLKTPNNPNFKNVITLNVSKRSGENLIEASDKIYDLIKLKQKTVFPKGLDITVTGDQSDKTRSTLNDLINTIIIGFILVTIILMFFMGTTNAIFVALSVPLSCFIAFLVMPAIGFTLNMIVLFSFLLALGIVVDDAIVVIENTHRIFANGKVPIKQAAKLAAGEVFLPVLSGTMTTLAPFVPLAFWNSLIGHFMFFLPITLIITLLASLLVAYIINPVFAVDFMKPHHDGEHENPKFDSKVKRTTIVMVVIAILGYFINRGVGNFVLFALGLYLLNHFVLLKVIDRFQKNSWPKFQSWYARWLEKAVRNPWWVLGSVIVLFFVSIAFTIVSNLKVEQFPSGDPNFAYVYVTMPIGTDQNYTNDVIEKLEKRVAKVAEPDKDVISSIISNVSVGVTDPTDEDQGTYYNKGKITVAFVEFAKRHGKDTKAILQRIRESVQGVPGARISVAQENSGPPVQKDISIEITGDNLDTIVRTADRMKKFIDAQKITGIEGLTADVQNDKPEIVFDIDRERANREGISTAQINAALFTSVYGYKASDFRNTKEDNYEIDVRANEQQRYNIDLLKNLKMTYRDLATGGAIRQVPISAFTDIRYTNTYANIKHKQSRRVITLGSNVIKPNNPTEINTTIDRSLKGFKFPEGVSYKMGGAQEDQIETATFLGTALMISFGLILIILIAQFNSIGKTFIILSEIFFSIIGVLLGLSIFHMTFSIVMTGVGIIALAGVVVRNGILLVEFTDIVMEETHNLHDAVVEAARTRMTPVLLTASAAIMGLIPLAVGFNIDFVGLFTDFKPHIFFGGDNVAFWGPLSWTMIFGLGFATLITLILVPCMYIIRVRLKQRFFGKKNADIEHTETAHTA, encoded by the coding sequence ATGAAAGATCTACAAAAAGAATTTGGCCCGTCGAGCTGGGCAATTGACAACAAAACGGCAATATATGCTATGGTTGTGCTGTTGACCTTGCTTGGGCTGGTAAGCTATAACAGGCTGCCGAAAGAGAACTTCCCTGACATTGCGCAGTCAAAGGTTTTTATAACCACACAATATCTCGGACAATCGCCTCAGAACATCGAGACATTGGTAACCAAACAATTAGAAAAACAATTTAAGTCGCTTAAGGGCTTAAAAAAGGTTACTTCTAATACACAGCAAAACGTATCTATTATCACTGCGGAGTTCAATGCCAACATCGATATAAAAGATGCTAAACAGGATGTAAAAGATGCGGTTGATAAGGCTAAACAAGATTTACCGCAGAATGATAACAACCTTAAAGAATCAGTTATATCTGATATTAACGTGGCGGATCTTCCTATACTTTACATTAATATTTCAGGGAACTATGACCTGAAAAAGCTGAAGGAGTATGCCGACAACCTGAAGGATGATATCGAAAGCATGAAAGAGATATCTAAAGTTGACGAGGTTGGTGCCTTAAAGCCTAACATCCAGATCAACGTTGATATTACTAAAATGACTGCTGCACAGGTTAGCTACAATGATATCATCCAGGCTATCGGGAATGAAAACGTAATTTCTTCTGCCGGTGCATTGGTTAATGATGGTGTACAGCGTGCAATAGATATTAAACAGGATTTTAAAAGCGCCGATGAGGTTGCTGCAATGGTAATCCGTAATCCTGCCGGTAAAGCTGTTTATCTGCGCGATATTGCCGATGTAAAGGATGGTTTTCAAGATCAGGAAAGTTTTGCGCGTTTGAAAACGCCTAATAATCCAAACTTTAAAAACGTAATTACCCTTAACGTAAGTAAACGTTCGGGTGAAAACTTAATTGAAGCGTCAGACAAGATCTATGACCTGATCAAACTAAAACAAAAAACAGTTTTCCCTAAAGGTCTTGATATTACTGTAACAGGTGATCAATCTGATAAAACACGTTCAACACTGAACGATTTGATCAATACCATTATCATTGGTTTTATACTGGTAACCATTATCCTGATGTTCTTTATGGGTACTACCAACGCCATATTTGTGGCGTTGTCGGTGCCTCTGTCATGTTTTATTGCTTTCCTGGTAATGCCTGCCATTGGCTTTACGCTCAACATGATCGTGCTGTTCTCTTTCCTGTTAGCATTGGGGATAGTAGTGGATGATGCAATTGTGGTGATTGAGAATACGCACCGTATTTTTGCCAATGGTAAAGTGCCTATTAAACAAGCTGCAAAATTAGCAGCAGGAGAGGTGTTTCTTCCGGTATTATCAGGTACCATGACAACACTTGCGCCGTTTGTGCCTTTGGCTTTCTGGAACAGTTTGATCGGGCACTTTATGTTCTTCCTGCCAATTACACTGATCATTACCTTATTAGCTTCATTACTGGTTGCATATATCATTAACCCTGTATTTGCGGTTGATTTTATGAAGCCACACCATGATGGTGAGCATGAGAATCCAAAGTTTGACAGCAAGGTTAAACGTACCACTATTGTAATGGTTGTAATAGCCATACTTGGCTACTTCATCAATCGTGGCGTAGGAAACTTTGTGTTGTTTGCGTTAGGGCTTTACCTGTTAAATCATTTTGTGCTATTAAAAGTGATTGACAGGTTCCAGAAAAACTCATGGCCTAAGTTTCAGAGCTGGTATGCAAGGTGGCTTGAAAAAGCAGTTAGAAATCCGTGGTGGGTATTGGGTAGTGTAATCGTGCTGTTCTTTGTAAGTATTGCATTTACTATTGTAAGTAACCTTAAAGTTGAACAGTTCCCATCCGGCGACCCTAACTTTGCTTATGTATATGTGACCATGCCTATTGGTACCGATCAAAATTATACAAACGATGTTATTGAAAAGCTGGAGAAGCGCGTTGCTAAAGTTGCCGAGCCTGATAAGGATGTGATCTCATCTATTATTTCAAACGTTTCGGTAGGTGTAACCGACCCTACCGATGAGGATCAGGGTACCTATTATAACAAAGGTAAAATAACCGTTGCCTTTGTGGAATTTGCAAAAAGGCACGGTAAAGATACTAAAGCCATATTGCAGCGCATTCGTGAATCTGTACAAGGGGTACCTGGGGCACGCATTTCAGTGGCGCAGGAAAACTCTGGTCCGCCGGTACAAAAGGATATCAGTATAGAGATTACTGGCGACAACCTGGATACGATTGTGCGTACTGCCGACAGGATGAAGAAGTTCATTGATGCACAAAAAATTACAGGTATTGAAGGCCTTACTGCCGATGTGCAGAACGACAAACCTGAAATTGTATTTGATATAGACCGCGAACGTGCAAACCGCGAAGGTATTAGCACTGCTCAGATCAACGCTGCCTTATTTACCTCTGTTTATGGTTATAAAGCATCTGATTTCAGGAATACTAAGGAAGATAACTATGAAATAGATGTGCGTGCCAATGAACAACAGCGCTACAATATTGATCTGCTGAAAAATCTGAAGATGACCTATCGCGATTTAGCGACAGGTGGGGCTATACGCCAGGTACCGATCTCGGCATTTACCGATATCAGGTATACGAACACCTATGCTAATATTAAGCATAAGCAATCCAGAAGGGTGATTACTTTGGGTTCAAACGTTATTAAGCCAAATAATCCAACTGAAATCAATACAACGATAGACCGCTCGCTTAAAGGATTCAAATTCCCTGAAGGTGTGTCTTATAAGATGGGTGGTGCACAAGAAGATCAGATTGAAACGGCTACTTTCTTAGGTACTGCGCTAATGATCTCTTTCGGATTGATATTAATTATCCTGATTGCTCAGTTTAACTCGATTGGTAAAACCTTTATAATCCTGAGTGAGATATTCTTTAGTATCATCGGGGTATTACTGGGCCTGAGTATCTTCCACATGACGTTCTCTATCGTAATGACCGGGGTAGGTATCATTGCCCTTGCCGGGGTAGTGGTACGTAACGGTATACTTTTGGTGGAATTTACGGACATTGTGATGGAGGAAACTCATAACCTGCATGATGCTGTGGTAGAAGCTGCCCGTACACGTATGACGCCGGTATTGCTTACTGCCAGCGCTGCTATAATGGGCTTGATACCATTAGCAGTTGGCTTTAATATTGACTTCGTTGGTTTGTTTACCGACTTTAAACCACACATTTTCTTTGGTGGTGATAACGTAGCTTTCTGGGGACCGCTATCATGGACAATGATCTTCGGTCTGGGCTTTGCAACCCTGATCACTTTGATACTGGTACCATGTATGTACATCATCAGGGTACGCCTTAAACAACGTTTCTTTGGTAAAAAGAATGCTGATATTGAGCATACAGAAACTGCACATACAGCATAA
- a CDS encoding polysaccharide deacetylase family protein, which translates to MSKVLSSILPLCMLATVACKQKSTDTNVATTETKTVKTETTVETKIPEGKPASNAEIMTRKQVPVVCWHQIRDWKSTDSKGAKDYIVQVQAFKDHIKMLADSGYHTILPDQLYAYLAFNKPLPSKPIMLTFDDTDLDQFTIARPTLAKYGFKGVYFIMTVSLGRPHYMSKEQVKQLSDEGNVIGSHTWDHHNFKKFAGKDWEIQLDKPTKKLEEITGKKIKYFAYPFGLWNEQNLPELHKRGFLIAFQLADKRDPNDPLMTVRRILDSGYWSTKTLSNSIRNSF; encoded by the coding sequence ATGTCTAAAGTACTGTCATCTATCTTACCCCTTTGCATGCTTGCAACAGTTGCCTGTAAGCAAAAGTCTACGGACACTAATGTTGCTACTACTGAAACAAAAACAGTTAAAACTGAAACCACGGTAGAAACTAAAATTCCTGAAGGCAAACCAGCATCAAACGCCGAAATTATGACGCGTAAACAAGTTCCGGTGGTATGCTGGCACCAGATACGCGACTGGAAGTCTACAGATTCAAAAGGTGCAAAAGACTACATTGTACAGGTACAGGCATTTAAAGATCATATCAAAATGCTTGCCGACAGTGGTTACCATACTATTTTGCCAGATCAGCTTTATGCTTATTTAGCATTTAACAAACCACTGCCAAGCAAGCCTATTATGCTTACGTTTGATGATACTGACCTTGATCAGTTTACCATTGCCCGCCCTACGCTTGCAAAGTATGGCTTTAAAGGTGTTTATTTCATCATGACGGTATCTTTAGGCCGCCCGCATTATATGAGCAAAGAGCAGGTGAAACAATTATCTGATGAAGGCAATGTAATCGGCAGCCACACTTGGGATCACCACAACTTTAAAAAGTTTGCCGGTAAAGACTGGGAGATACAACTTGATAAGCCAACCAAAAAGCTGGAAGAAATCACTGGTAAAAAAATCAAATACTTCGCTTATCCGTTTGGTTTATGGAACGAGCAGAATTTGCCTGAATTACACAAACGCGGCTTTTTGATTGCTTTCCAGTTAGCTGATAAGCGTGATCCTAATGATCCATTAATGACGGTTCGCCGTATTCTGGATAGTGGTTACTGGAGTACAAAAACACTAAGTAACAGTATCAGAAATAGTTTCTAA
- a CDS encoding GH92 family glycosyl hydrolase, which produces MKKFIFPLLVLFCTSAFAQLVNHVDEPAEWVNPLMGSFSKVDLSTGNTYPAIGVPWGMNMWSAQTGKMGDGWMYTYDADKIRGFKQTHQPSPWMNDYGQFAIMPVTGSMKFQENDRASWFSHKAEVVKPYYYSVYLADHDVTTELTTTERAAQFRFTYPKNDSSFIVIDALDRGSYVKIFPEQRKIIGYTTKYARGKLTNFKNYFVIYVDKPITISRTWHDKTFSNDSLELSGKHVGAVIGFKTRKGEQVHLKVASSFISFDQAELSLKREVGNDGFDATEQKSRSIWNKTLSRISVEGGSVDQMRTFYSCLYRMLFFPNKLYEVDAQGKPVHWSPYNGKVLPGYMFAGTGFWDTFRALYPFLNLMYPSINKEMQEGLINDYKEGGWLPEWSSPGYADIMVGNNSASVVSDAYMKGLRGYDINKLYEALLHGANNEGPISAVGRAGVKYYNELGYVPYDVKINENAARTLEYAYDDFTIYQLGKALHRPQAELDIYKKRAMNYKNLYDPQTGLMRGKNKDGSFETPFSPLKWGDAFTEGNSWHYSWSVFHDMNGLINLMGGRQKFVNKLDSVFIIPPIFDDSYYGGVIHEIREMQIMNMGQYAHGNQPIQHMIYLYNYGGEPWKTQYWVREAMNRLYKPTPDGYCGDEDNGQTSAWYVFSSLGFYPVCPATDQYVLGAPLFKKAVLHLENGKTVTINAPANSADNKYVSSLTLNGKPYGVNWLSHSGLLNGAVLNFNMTAQPNKTRGTKPTDVPYSMSLNDK; this is translated from the coding sequence ATGAAAAAATTTATTTTTCCTCTGTTGGTGCTGTTCTGCACCAGCGCTTTTGCGCAATTAGTTAATCACGTTGATGAACCCGCCGAATGGGTCAATCCGCTAATGGGTAGTTTTTCAAAGGTTGACCTTTCAACCGGTAACACCTACCCCGCTATTGGTGTACCCTGGGGCATGAACATGTGGTCGGCACAAACCGGTAAAATGGGCGACGGCTGGATGTATACCTATGATGCCGACAAAATACGTGGCTTTAAGCAAACCCACCAACCATCACCGTGGATGAATGACTATGGGCAGTTTGCCATTATGCCTGTTACCGGTAGCATGAAATTCCAGGAAAATGACCGTGCAAGCTGGTTTAGCCACAAAGCTGAAGTGGTAAAACCTTATTATTACAGCGTTTACCTGGCAGATCATGACGTTACTACGGAATTGACCACTACTGAAAGAGCAGCGCAATTCAGGTTCACTTATCCTAAAAATGACAGCTCATTTATTGTAATAGATGCTTTGGACAGGGGCTCTTATGTAAAAATCTTCCCCGAGCAACGCAAGATCATTGGTTATACCACCAAATACGCCCGCGGCAAGCTGACTAACTTTAAAAACTACTTTGTTATTTACGTTGATAAACCAATCACCATTTCAAGAACTTGGCATGATAAAACGTTTTCAAACGATTCTTTAGAGCTTTCTGGCAAACACGTAGGTGCAGTTATCGGCTTTAAAACACGCAAAGGCGAACAGGTGCATTTAAAAGTAGCTTCATCATTCATCAGCTTTGACCAAGCAGAATTAAGCCTGAAACGCGAAGTTGGAAATGACGGCTTTGATGCTACCGAACAAAAATCACGCAGTATCTGGAACAAAACCTTAAGCCGCATCAGTGTTGAAGGTGGCTCTGTTGACCAGATGCGTACCTTTTACTCATGCCTTTACCGCATGCTTTTCTTCCCTAACAAATTATATGAAGTTGACGCACAAGGCAAGCCCGTACACTGGAGCCCCTATAATGGCAAAGTACTTCCGGGTTATATGTTCGCTGGAACAGGTTTTTGGGACACGTTTAGAGCATTATATCCTTTCCTTAACCTGATGTATCCTTCTATTAACAAGGAAATGCAGGAAGGCCTGATCAATGATTATAAAGAAGGCGGTTGGTTGCCTGAATGGTCAAGCCCGGGATATGCTGATATTATGGTTGGCAACAATTCGGCTTCGGTAGTGTCTGACGCTTACATGAAAGGCCTTCGCGGTTATGATATCAATAAACTGTACGAAGCATTATTGCATGGCGCTAATAACGAAGGCCCGATCAGTGCAGTTGGCCGTGCTGGTGTTAAATATTACAATGAGTTAGGTTACGTACCTTATGATGTAAAAATTAACGAAAACGCAGCACGTACGCTTGAATATGCTTATGACGACTTTACCATTTATCAATTAGGTAAAGCATTGCACCGCCCGCAGGCAGAACTCGACATTTATAAAAAACGCGCCATGAATTACAAAAACCTGTATGATCCTCAAACAGGTTTAATGCGTGGCAAAAATAAAGACGGCAGCTTTGAAACACCTTTCAGCCCGTTAAAATGGGGTGATGCCTTTACAGAGGGTAACAGCTGGCATTACTCATGGTCAGTGTTCCATGACATGAATGGTTTAATTAACCTGATGGGTGGCCGTCAGAAATTTGTGAACAAACTTGATTCGGTGTTTATCATCCCACCAATATTTGATGATAGCTATTATGGTGGTGTAATCCATGAGATCCGCGAAATGCAGATCATGAATATGGGCCAGTATGCACACGGCAATCAGCCTATTCAGCACATGATCTATCTGTATAACTACGGTGGCGAGCCCTGGAAAACTCAATACTGGGTACGCGAAGCGATGAACCGCTTATACAAACCAACACCTGATGGTTATTGCGGAGATGAAGACAACGGACAAACTTCTGCATGGTACGTATTCTCGTCATTAGGCTTCTACCCTGTTTGCCCGGCTACAGATCAATATGTTTTAGGTGCGCCATTATTTAAGAAAGCCGTTTTGCATTTAGAAAATGGAAAAACGGTTACTATTAATGCGCCTGCAAACAGTGCCGATAACAAATATGTATCATCACTAACATTAAATGGCAAACCTTACGGTGTAAACTGGTTAAGCCACTCGGGATTATTAAATGGTGCGGTACTTAATTTTAATATGACAGCACAGCCTAACAAAACCCGTGGTACAAAACCAACTGATGTTCCGTATTCAATGTCGCTTAACGATAAATAA
- the ruvB gene encoding Holliday junction branch migration DNA helicase RuvB — protein MNENLNPERERLSATERDIEKVLRPQAFEDFTGQEKILANLRVFVQAARLRGEALDHVLLHGPPGLGKTTLSHIIANEMGVGIKITSGPVLDKPGDLAGLLTNLEAGDILFIDEIHRLSPLVEEYLYSAMEDFKIDIMLESGPNARSVQISLNPFTLVGATTRSGLLTAPLRARFGINSRLEYYDAKLLTTIVLRSSDILKTPITDEGAYEIARRSRGTPRIANSLLRRTRDFAQIKGNGSIDTDIAQYALSALNVDEHGLDEMDNKILVTIIEKFKGGPVGLKTIATAVGEDEGTIEEVYEPFLIQEGYLMRTSRGREVTDFAYKHLGILRPGGTATLF, from the coding sequence ATGAACGAGAATCTTAATCCTGAACGCGAGCGTTTATCAGCGACTGAACGAGACATTGAAAAAGTGCTTCGTCCGCAGGCGTTTGAAGATTTTACCGGTCAGGAGAAAATATTGGCTAATCTGCGTGTGTTTGTTCAGGCAGCCCGCTTACGCGGCGAGGCGCTTGACCATGTGCTTTTACACGGCCCTCCGGGATTGGGAAAAACCACCCTCTCGCACATCATTGCCAATGAAATGGGCGTTGGCATTAAGATCACTTCAGGGCCTGTATTAGATAAGCCCGGCGACCTTGCCGGTTTGCTTACCAATCTTGAAGCTGGCGACATCTTATTCATCGACGAGATTCACCGTTTAAGCCCCTTGGTTGAAGAGTACCTTTACTCGGCCATGGAAGACTTCAAGATCGATATTATGCTGGAGTCGGGTCCTAATGCCCGTTCGGTACAGATTTCTTTAAATCCGTTCACTTTAGTAGGCGCTACTACGCGTTCGGGCTTGCTTACAGCCCCTCTGCGTGCGCGCTTTGGCATTAATTCAAGACTTGAATACTATGATGCAAAATTATTAACTACTATCGTATTACGATCTTCAGATATACTTAAAACTCCTATTACTGATGAGGGTGCTTACGAAATTGCCAGAAGGAGCCGGGGTACCCCGCGTATAGCCAATTCGCTATTGAGGCGCACACGCGATTTTGCACAGATTAAAGGGAATGGCAGTATAGATACAGACATTGCCCAGTATGCACTTAGCGCATTAAATGTTGATGAGCATGGCCTTGATGAAATGGACAATAAGATTTTGGTTACCATCATCGAAAAATTTAAGGGCGGGCCTGTTGGTTTAAAAACTATTGCCACTGCCGTTGGCGAAGATGAAGGCACTATAGAAGAAGTTTACGAACCTTTCCTGATACAGGAAGGTTACCTGATGCGTACATCCCGCGGACGTGAAGTTACCGACTTTGCCTACAAACATTTGGGAATTTTAAGACCGGGCGGTACTGCAACGCTTTTTTAA
- a CDS encoding polyprenol monophosphomannose synthase — translation MADSIVIIPTYNEKENIERMIRKVFSLPHDFHLLIIDDGSPDGTATIVKRLQQEFPDQLFIEERAGKQGLGTAYIHGFYWSKNRDYEFIFEMDADFSHNPDDLIRLRQACIDGADVAVGSRYIKGVNVVNWPMSRVLMSYFASVYVRFITGIDVQDATAGFVCYRRRVFNVLKLKKIKFVGYAFQIEMKYTAIKHGFKLVEVPIIFTDRTEGTSKMSTGIFREAFFGVIQMKINSIFRKYPEG, via the coding sequence GTGGCCGACAGCATAGTAATTATTCCTACTTATAACGAAAAGGAAAATATAGAACGGATGATCCGTAAGGTATTTTCTTTACCCCATGATTTCCACCTGCTCATTATTGACGATGGATCGCCTGATGGTACTGCCACAATTGTTAAAAGGTTACAACAAGAGTTTCCCGACCAGCTTTTTATTGAAGAACGTGCAGGTAAACAAGGCTTGGGTACCGCTTACATTCATGGCTTTTACTGGTCTAAGAACCGCGACTACGAATTCATTTTCGAGATGGATGCCGATTTCTCCCACAATCCGGATGACTTGATCCGGCTGCGCCAGGCATGTATTGACGGTGCAGATGTGGCCGTTGGCTCAAGGTATATCAAGGGTGTAAACGTAGTAAACTGGCCTATGAGCCGAGTACTGATGAGTTACTTTGCATCGGTTTATGTACGCTTTATTACCGGCATTGATGTGCAGGATGCTACTGCTGGATTTGTATGTTACCGCAGGCGCGTATTTAACGTACTGAAACTTAAAAAAATAAAGTTCGTGGGTTACGCCTTTCAGATAGAAATGAAATATACAGCCATAAAGCATGGCTTTAAACTGGTAGAAGTCCCCATCATATTTACCGACCGTACAGAAGGCACTTCAAAAATGTCGACCGGCATTTTTCGTGAAGCATTCTTTGGCGTGATCCAAATGAAGATCAACAGCATTTTCAGGAAATACCCGGAAGGTTAG
- a CDS encoding peptide MFS transporter, whose translation MSAEPDLVSVDGSLVQPEKGHPKGLYVLFSTEMWERFNFYGMRALLTLFLVNALSFSDKDAAIIYGGYLGLCYLTPMLGGYISDRYLGNRNSIIFGGMVMGIGQLLMFVSGYVYSGNIDLAKTFLWGALGVLIIGNGFFKPNISSMVGQLYKKGDNRLDAAFTIFYMGINVGALLGMSICPILGDVKHGEIRVVEAFKWGFLAAGIAMFVGTVSFMFLKNKYLNTTDGQPIGTKPKHDGSTLSPTDEAEKANFSNTSVLSVVVLMIALFFGIHWLSVDPNPIKSWVYPFIYASGISLAVLILTDKSITKVERDRILVLYVVAFFVIFFWSAFEQAGSSLTFVADKQTDTHIFGWQMPPSLVQNANSFFIIVFAFPFSWLWLRLQKNGREPISVVKQAIGLLFLAIGYYIIAVQVEAIGNTGKLAVIWLIIMYLFHTFGELCLSPIGLSLVAKLAPKRFSSLLMGVWFLGNAAGYALAGTLGALIPPTGDKYQLAASKGIDLKAVLDGKIAATAQQIAELAKDKIDIHYPTFVGFTIHNLYEFFMVFVTLAGVASLLLFLISGLLKKMMHGVR comes from the coding sequence ATGAGTGCAGAACCAGATCTTGTATCAGTAGACGGGTCTTTAGTGCAGCCTGAAAAAGGCCACCCGAAAGGCCTATACGTATTGTTTTCAACCGAAATGTGGGAGCGTTTTAACTTTTATGGTATGCGCGCCCTGCTTACATTGTTCCTGGTAAATGCGCTTTCCTTTTCTGATAAAGATGCCGCAATTATTTACGGAGGTTATCTTGGGCTTTGTTATTTAACGCCAATGCTGGGCGGTTACATCTCCGACCGCTATCTCGGTAATCGTAACAGTATCATTTTTGGCGGCATGGTAATGGGTATTGGCCAGTTACTGATGTTTGTGAGCGGTTACGTTTATTCGGGTAATATTGACTTGGCGAAAACATTTTTATGGGGGGCTTTGGGCGTTCTGATCATTGGAAATGGTTTCTTTAAACCAAACATATCCTCTATGGTGGGGCAGCTTTACAAAAAAGGCGACAACCGCCTTGATGCCGCCTTCACTATCTTTTATATGGGTATTAATGTTGGCGCCTTGCTGGGTATGAGCATTTGCCCGATACTGGGCGATGTTAAACATGGCGAAATACGCGTAGTTGAGGCATTTAAATGGGGTTTCCTGGCGGCAGGTATTGCCATGTTTGTAGGTACCGTATCTTTCATGTTCCTCAAAAACAAATACCTTAATACCACCGACGGACAGCCTATAGGTACTAAACCTAAACATGATGGTTCAACCCTTAGCCCTACAGACGAAGCTGAAAAAGCCAACTTTTCAAACACTTCTGTTTTATCCGTAGTGGTTTTAATGATCGCTTTATTTTTTGGCATCCACTGGTTATCTGTAGATCCAAATCCAATTAAAAGCTGGGTATATCCATTTATTTATGCTTCGGGTATCAGCCTTGCCGTATTGATCTTAACTGACAAGTCAATAACCAAAGTAGAACGCGACAGGATCTTGGTTTTATATGTTGTTGCTTTTTTCGTGATCTTTTTCTGGTCGGCATTTGAGCAGGCTGGTTCATCCTTAACCTTTGTTGCCGATAAGCAAACCGATACGCATATTTTCGGCTGGCAAATGCCGCCAAGTCTTGTGCAAAATGCAAACTCATTCTTTATCATCGTTTTTGCGTTTCCGTTCAGCTGGCTTTGGCTTAGATTGCAAAAAAATGGCAGAGAACCTATTTCTGTTGTTAAACAAGCTATTGGTTTGTTGTTCCTTGCAATAGGTTATTACATCATTGCGGTACAGGTTGAAGCGATTGGCAACACAGGTAAATTAGCTGTGATCTGGCTGATCATCATGTATCTGTTCCACACTTTTGGTGAGCTTTGCCTCTCGCCTATCGGCTTATCGCTGGTGGCTAAACTTGCACCCAAGAGATTCTCATCTTTATTAATGGGTGTTTGGTTCTTAGGTAACGCTGCCGGTTACGCACTGGCTGGTACACTGGGTGCATTAATACCACCAACAGGTGATAAATACCAGCTTGCGGCTTCAAAAGGCATCGACCTTAAAGCAGTACTTGATGGTAAAATTGCCGCAACAGCGCAACAAATTGCCGAACTTGCCAAAGACAAGATCGACATCCACTACCCTACATTTGTTGGCTTTACCATCCACAACCTTTACGAGTTTTTTATGGTGTTTGTTACCCTTGCGGGTGTGGCATCGCTCCTGCTGTTCTTAATCTCAGGATTGTTGAAAAAAATGATGCATGGTGTGCGATAG